From Leptospira kirschneri serovar Cynopteri str. 3522 CT:
CGGTTCTAGAATCATACAGATCATCAACGCCGCTAAAGGGAATCTCGTGGAAAAACTAGGTCCTGATGGGGAATATGAAAAATCAATTCGTCTTAAAGATGGTTGGATTTTGGAGTGGAGCGACGATCGAAAGACATTTTCCATAACCGATTTCAGAAATGGAGAAATGGATTATAATATTCCTAAAGGAAAAGAGAAAAAAACTTTGGAGTTAAACGTAAAGCCGGAAACATTTTCTATGCCGGTTCTATTTCAAATTCGTAATAATATAGAAAGTGAGGGACTTGAAAAAATTCCAGGACTGGAAACCCTACAAGAGATGGGAGTTCAGATCAAAGGTTTAATCGGACTAAAACAAATGGTGGAGCAGATGAAAATCGAGCTCGCTATGGGAGCGGCTAACGGAACTTTGACTCCGGATCAGATGACTCAACAATATTCCGTTTTGACTCAGTTGATGGCTTTGATGCAACAGGGAAAAAAGGTTTTAACTGATTTTAATGTGGAGATTCACAGAAGAATTGCGATGCCTATTTCTTGTTTGATTTTTTTCTTTATCTCTTTTCCTCTAGGGCTTGTTGTTAAACGTTCCGGAAAGGGGATGAGTTTTACACTTGCAGTCGTTTTTTTAATGATCTATTTTACGTTTTTCACTTTAGGAAGTACGATTTCTTATAACGATAAGATTCCCGATTGGATCGGTCCCTGGAGTGCTAACATCCTAATCGCTCTTTTAAGTATCAACATCATGATTAAAAGAACAGATATGGATCTTCCAAAACCGATTCAAAAGATTCTGGATAAAATTTCAGATCTAAAATCAAAATTGACAGAGAGATTTGAAAGTTCAATTATATGGGGAAAGATAAAAAAGATTATAAAAAGAGGTCCCTGAACCTGGAATTATTTTCCAGGTTAGTGTTAGAATGAATACAATGAGTCAAAAAAACGCGATCATTTGGCATATTACTTCGGGGAAGGAATTCCCGATCCAAATTTGGAAACATCCTCGCGTAAACATAGAGTTGAGTAAAGTGCCTTTAGATGGTTTAGGAGCTATCGATCTATTGAAAGCGGATATTCATATCTTCTTTCTTTCCGTTAATTTAAAGGAATGGAACCAGGTTCGAGAATTTATCAGAAAGTTTGAACTTCATCCCTACGCCAGTCTGATTATAATCTACTCCGATGAGGCTGAAAAAATTAAGGGAGTTGTTCCTGAAAACGGTAAAATCGAAGTGTTGGAACATCCGGTTCATCCTAGAAATTTAAGACTTATATTGGATAGAACCATTCAATCCGAATTTTATAAACTCGCCGCAAACGAAATCGGTAACAGTTGTTTGACGAACATAGGATTTTTTGAAGGTGTTTTTGAATTGGCTCAAAAAGAATATAAGGACGCAACAAAAGCTAACGAAGCATTACAAGCCATTTTAGAATTCGAATCCAAGGTCAAAAAGAACAACGAAGAAATCAACAAGGCTTTGGAAAGAGTTAATGAACTCAAGAACAAAGAATTGCTGGCTCTGCATGAACGGTTGAAAGTTTCCGAGATTTTAGATTCTATGAAAACACAGGAATTAAAAGACGCTCTTGATTTTAAAAAGGCAACGGAACAAGCATTGAATTATTCTCATATTGAAGAGATTCAATTGGATAAGATTTTAGAAGCGCAGGATCGACTTTTTGCATATACGGAAAAAGAAATCAAAGATCTAATCGAAGAAAATCGAAATCTGAAAAAACGCTTGGGAATGTAATTAGTTTCCCATAAACAAAATTTAATTTTATTTGTGGGCGAAACTGACTTCTATAAAATCCTAAAATTTAAATTTTTTGAATATTCTATATTCAGAATGTAGTAAGAAGTTTTGATTTCTTGTGTTAGAAATTCAAATTTTGGAGGTTTTAGAAAATTAGAATTTTTTAAAGTATTTTTATCTTATGGAAAGGGTGGTTTACGAAGAGAAATTGAGAAGTGGTACCGCCAAGGGGAATTGAACCCCTGTTCCAAGAATGAAAATCTTGTGTCCTAACCACTAGACGATGGCGGCTAATAAGAACTTATCTTTGAGTCGTCGGGGATTCGAACCCCGGACCCATTCCTTAAAAGGGAATTGCTCTACCAACTGAGCTAACGACTCGAAGCGTTACGAAATACACGATATTTATCGAGTATCGTGGGTCAATCAAAAACGATTAAAAAAACTTCGATTCTTAAAAAGAATCTCCGTGAATCGTATCCTTTCTATCAGGACCGGTTGAAACCAAATTGATTTTCACTCCGATCCATTTTTCCAAAGCAGAAATATAATTTTTACATTTCTCTGGAAGTTTTTGAAATTCACAGATACCTGAAATGTCTGATTTCCATCCTGGAAATTCTTCATAGATCACTTCCACCTTATCCAAACCTTGAGATGGAAAACAATCTAAAGTTTTTCCATTCAGTTTATATCCGGTTGCAACCGGAATCATATCATAGTCGGAGAGAATATCTATCTTTGTCAAAGCGATCGAAGTGATTCCGTTAATCCGAACGGAATGTTTTAACATTTCTACATCGAACCAGCCGCAACGTCTGGGACGTCCCGTAGTCGCTCCAAATTCTCCTCCCTTTTGGCGAAGTTTTTCTCCAGCTTCTCCTAAAAGTTCAGTAGGGAAGGGACCTTCTCCAACCCTCGTGGTATACGCTTTTGTGATTCCGATCACATGTTTTAAATGTTGAAATGGAATTCCGGTTCCGATCAAGGCCCCTCCCGTAGTGGGATTGGAACTAGTCACGTAAGGATAGGTTCCGAAATCTACGTCTAAACCGGTACCTTGAGCCCCTTCCAGAAGAACCCGTTTTCCTTTTTTTAATTCTGTGTCTAAATAATATGCAGTATTTATAATATTCTTTTTGACTTTGGAAAGAAAAAATTTCAAACCTTCGTTAATGTCGTTGTAAGAAACTGGAGGCATTCCGTAGAGTTTGTCTAACTCCCTGTTTTTTTCTTCCACTAAATGTTTTAAACGGGTTTGGTAAGAATCGTCTAAAAGATCTCCTACTCGTAGTCCGGTCCTCATCATTTTATCCGCGTAACAGATCCCGATTCCTTTTTTAGTGGTTCCTATCTTGTGTTCTTGGCTGAGAGTAGTTTCTCTTGCGGAATCGATCTGAGAATGATACGGAAATAGAAGATGACAAGCATCACTTAACAAGAGTTTGTCGAAGACTGGAAATCCTTCTTTTTGAAGACGATCACATTCTTCTATAAAAAAAAGAGGATCTAATACAACTCCATTTCCGATCACACAGATCGTTTGGTCGTAGATCACTCCCGAAGGAACCAAATGAAACACGTATTTTTTTCCGTGAACTACAACCGTATGTCCCGCGTTTGCTCCACCTTGATAACGAACGATGATGTCCGTGTCCTTGGAAAGAAAATCGATTACCTTTGCCTTTCCTTCATCTCCCCATTGGGTCCCTACTACTAACGATGCGGGCATAATTTTTCCTCGAATGAATGTTTGGTATGAATACGTATCATGATGGAAGATTGAAAAAAGGAGTTTGTAAAGAGGATTCTAAAACATTTACCATAAGCGCGTAACCGCTCGCGTTTTTTTGTACCCCGGAAAACATTTCGTAGAGATGATCATAGGTTCCTCCGGTTAAAACCGGATCGGGAGAATCTTGCAGATAACCTTGGAAAACAAAACCGGTATAATAGTTCAGATCTCTCAAAAGGGAAAAATCGATACAAAGATCTATCTTTCTTTTTTTAGATTCCCAAGAATTGAAGATCCAGTATGTTTCTTCAAGAATCGAACTTAAACTTTTTTGAAGATTTTTAGAAAGTGAATTTATATTGAGAGAATTTTTCAAAGAATCCAGATCAAAATTTAAAACTAAGGAACTTAATAAACGAATCAAAGTGGTATGATTCTTTTTTTCTCCGAAAATTTCATCGATCTCGTTTACGTTTTTTTGATAGAGTAATTTAGAAAGAATTTCGATTTCATTTTGTTTGAGTTCGAACTCTTTTACGATGGATTGAAACAGATTTACGTTTCCTAAAACAAGAGTCAGTTTGTTTTCAAGAGGAAGTAAGGAAATGATTTCGTCCAGTTCTTCTAAAATTTTGAATGTATTTTCTTTTCCCGAAACTCCGATCGATTCCGCTCCGATTTGTAGCAGTTCTTTACGAGCGACACTTCCTTTTGTGCTTTCTCTGAAAACTCTTCCGATATAAAAGATATTTTGATTTTCTTTTTGGTGGGAAAAACCTGCCATCCCTTTGACTGCTTGAACGGTCAGATCAATGCTGGGAGAAATTTCATTTCCCGAAAGATCTCTGATTCGGAAAAGAGAAGATGAATCTGGGGCCGAAACGGTTTGAATAAAAGTAGAACTATAATCGAATGCGGGTAAGAATACTTCCGAGTACCCTTTTTTTTTAAGAACACCGGATATGGTTTCAAGTAAAGTCCTTCTATACTTGCTATCTTCGGGGCCAAGAAAATGAAATCCGTCAGGGATCCATTTTTTTTGATTAGGTTCTGGAAGATTTTGATTCATGTTTTGGAAAACTTCAGTTCCAATATACAGTTCAAAACCGAGACGTCAGATTTCAAACCTTTTTAAAAAAATAGAATGACAATTCCCCCGCAAACGAATGATTATCAACCGATATAAGTAAACTCTTTCAAAAGGGTTTTTCATCGAATTCTAAAGCCGGTATCAATCTGACTCGAAAATCGATTTCATTCAGAGTTAGCCGCAAACGATTTTGATTTTATGAAATCAATTGGAATACTAAAAGTCTCTTAGAGGCTATTATAAAGAATTTATTTTGGGACAGGTGTGATACGATGGTTGAAAAAGAATCCAGCGTAGGTAAATGGCAGAAAGAATTTTTTGAGAACATTCATCTATTTAAACGTTCCGGAATGACGGAAGACGAAGCCAAAAAAATTCTTCAGAAATTTTTATACCTTTCTTCTGTGACTCCTATGCCTCCGGTTATGGAAGTATTCAAAGAACCGAATCTTCTAGAATCCGTAGGAGTTTACACTTCTCCCGAACAAAGATCTAGAGAATTTATGATGGAGTTTCTTTCTCCGATCATGAAACAATTTACCGTTGAAGGTGTGGAAAATTTAAAAGCGGTAAAACCTTTGATCGGTAAATATCCAGTTACTCTGATTTCCAATCACTTATCTCATTTAGACGCTCCTGCAATTTTTCATCAGTTATACAATTGTTCTCCCGAAGGAAAGTCGATCGCAGAACAACTCGTTTTTATTGCTGGAAGATTGGCGTATGAACCTGACTTTACTAGACTCGGTCTGTATATGTTTGGTACTCTTTTGGTCTGTTCTAAAAGAGATATGGCGGATAATCCCTAGTCTTTCCGATTTGATGACTAAGATCAATATGAGGGCGTTTAGACATTCTCAAAAACTTCAGTCGGAAGGTAAGGTAGTTGCTATTTTTCCTGAAGGAACCAGATCTAGAGACGGTAGGCTGATGCCTTTTGTGGAAACGGTTTATCACTACGTCGCAAATAAAGTTATCATTCCTATTTCTCTGGAAAAAACCGATAAAATTCTTCCTACTACGAGTCTTCTTTTCAATCAGGTAAACGGTAGACTTGTCATCGGCAAACCTGTGTTAGTTGGAGAACTTTCTCGTAAACAGATGGATTCTTTTCCCAAAGAAGTGGAACAACTTCAGTTTCCGGAACACGGAGATAAAAAACAATTTTTGATCGATAACCTGGCTCTTCTTGTTGGTTCTAATCTTAATAAACATCAACACGGAACGTACAGAAATCTTTATAAAGGTGACATTCCTGGTAAAAATATTCTGATTAAAATTCCTAAGGAACCGGAAGAAAAAATTGTAGTGATCGGCGCGAGTAGTATGTCAATTGCTGTCGCTACCCTTTTAGCCAATAAAGATGTTTTGGTCTATTTATATCATCCAGATCAGACGTATACGGAACAATGTAACACCGAAAGAAGAGAATTAAAGTATTATCCTCTTTATAAACTTCCTCCTAATTTAGTTTTTACTTCCGATGCGGAAGTTTTAAAAACTGCTACTTTATTTATTCAAGGTACAAATCCTTGGGAACTCATCAACGTCTATCCAGAAATTCAACCGTATTTAAATAGAAACAAGGCTCCTTTCTTTAATGTGGTAAAAGGTTTTACTAGCACCGGTTTGATTTTAGATGAAGTACAAAACGCTTTCGGTTTAGAGGATGATCGTTTAGGTGTGATCGCCGGAGCTTGTTATCCGGATCAGATCATGGAAAGAAAAATTTCCGGTTTTGAGATAGCGGCGTCTAACGCGACTCTGATTCCGAGAGTTCAGAAACTTTTTACTACTGGGTATATTTTTCCGAGACCTGCTAGAATTCCTACAGACGTCAAAGGTGTTCAGTTAGGCGGAGCTCTTAAGACTATATATGCTCTTGCAATGGGAATTGTAGAAGGTTATTTCACTCAGACTCTAGGTGGTAACGTGGATAATTCTCTTTTTCACTTATCCAATCGTTTTTTTACGGAGATGACTTCGATCGGTACGAAGATGGGTGGTCAGCCCGAAACTTTTTTGGGTCTTTCTGGTTTAACCGACTTTATGCTTTCTTGTTTTGGAACGGATGCAAAGGACAGAAAAACAGGATACGACATTGCTTATGGTTCTTCTTCTGAGAAAATGTCGAATGGATTTTATGGTCTTAAAGTAATGCCTAACCTGATGAAAATTTCTGCTGAAACTCCGGTTCTTTCTGCGGCTTATGAGATCGTAATCAACAAAAAAGATGTAAATCAAATCATCGAGATGTTGGAAGGTAAGCTGGCAAGGGTTTAAAAAATTCTTTCTCGTTTTCTAGCGCCGAACTCACGTTAATTTAAGATTGTAGATTTGATTCAAAAGATAGAATATTCGCAGATTAAAAAATTCTGTTTTTTGAAAATTGCACTTGTTTTCTCTTAGGGAACGGAATTCGTTTTGCGAAACAGTATTTGTTTTCAAAAATCGATTCTCAAAATTAGTATAATAATTGTACGGAAAAAACATGTCTAAAATCAATACGAAAAAAACTCAAAGACCGAAGGGGTTGCCTTTTTCAGATACGATTTTGGATCGATTACGAAAACAATGTGAAATCGGACTTCCTGAAATTTCTGAAATGAAATTTCTACAAACATCCTCTCAAACTAAATTTTCGACGAATCGGTATCAGTGTTCTACTCTCTTTCAACAAGAATTAGATCTACTTAAAAAACGTCCTTATTTAGTGAGTTTTAGTGATCAAGTTCGTAATCCGGGTGATTTTATTTCCGGAAAATTTTTAGATCGCGAATGGCTTGTTTTGAGAAATGAGAATAAAAATTTACGGTTGTATCGAAACTCTTGTCTACACCGTGGAACAAGACTTGTTTCTAGAGGAAAAACTGGTTCGGTTAGAAAGATTGTATGTCCTTATCATTCATGGACTTACGATCTAGACGGAGATCTGTTGACTAAAGGATGTGAAACAATTCAAGAGAAACTTTATTCCTTTCCTGTTCTTGAAAAAGCAGGTCTTATCTTTTCCGGTTTTACTGAAAACGTTCTAGATTCACTTTCATCACTTTGGGAAGAATGGAAAGTTTACGAATTGGATTCTTACGTTCCTTTTGCAATTCAATCGGAAGAGGGTGCATACAATTGGAAGATAGGAGTGGAGATCTTTTTGGAATCGTATCATATTTCTACGGTTCATAAAAATTCGGTGGCACCCGTGGTCGAAAAAAACGTTTCTATCCTGGATTCTATCGGGGAACATGCAAGAATTCTAATTCCTAATCGAAGTTATAAAAATACTTCTCGACCGACTCGAAAGGATTTGATCATCACCTATTTTCTTTTTCCATCTACGATTCTTATTCTTTTTAGAGATCATTTCGGAATCATCCAGTTCCAACCTATTTCACCAGATCGTACTTTTTGTCTTAGAGCCATTCTGATTCCAGAAAAACCTAAGTCTTCTCGTACTATGCGTTTTTGGGAGGAAAATCGAGAGTTTTTCTTTCGTACTACTTCGGAAGATTTGGGATTGGCACCTGAAATTCAAACCGGTGCCCTTCAAAATGAGTGGATTCAACCTAGTTCTTTCGAACCCGGTATATTTCATTTTCATAATTCTTTAGCAAATGCGTTAATTTGAATATTCGGTAATTGTTGTGGTTTTACAGTATTGCTTACTGCTCGAACGTATAAAAGTAATACTTATAATAGAGTTGTTGAAAAATTAATTCTTGATCTGTTTTGTATTGGATTGAATGGACAATTGAAGCAATTTTACGAATTTTCACTATGGAATTTTTCAACAACTCTAATAAACTTATTTCAAAACTTAAAATGTGAGATCTACTTCAAAAAGCTAATCAATTAGAGTTAAATGCAATTGATTGAAAACGTCATATTTTTGATAAAATCGATCTGGAACTTTTACTCATAACTATATAATAAATTCATAATATTTTGCATAGAATCAACGTTTTGTGATAGAATTAACGGTACTCAATTTTATAGAGATCAGTAGTATTATTGAATAGTAACGTGAATTCTTGGAAGAATCTATTGATTCTGCAAAAAGTTAGATCTGAACTTTACAGATGGATTCCTAAATTGTGAGGACTCATACTTTAGAAAATTTTTTCTAATATTCTTATGCAGAACTCACGTTACTTTATGTTAGCCTGGGTATTTTATAGGATCAGTAATTTCATATTGGTTAGTTTTGTTTAGTTTCTCCGGAATCTGCCGAAAGCATTAAACTTTCTGAATCTACTGCTTCGAACTGATCTCCTAAAACTTTACCTAGTTTATGAAGTTGATCGTTGTTCCATTTTTCGTTTGGAGCGCCGGATAAAAACCAATCTGATCCGTTGTCGGCAAGTATCATTCCATATTTTTTTAATGCGCGTAGGATTACTTGGTTTTCTTTACTAAATCCATCTATGTTAAAACTTGCTTTTAAACGGAAACGAGTTCCCATTGGTGGAACGTTTTTGTCCGTGATTTTAGAAGCGTAGTGACGAGCGGGCCATAGATACGCTTTTTGTGTTTTTTTGGCCGTGAAACGGATTGCGTGTTTGATTTCTCCAGAGGCTATCTCTTCGTATCGTACTAAACCGGGTAAAATTGGTAATCCGGCTGCGTCCGCAGAAGTCCAGTTAGCCGGGCGAAGTTGATTGGACTTTAAATCAAAGACCGCGCCAGATATTGCAGTCCAAGATTTTCCTTTTTTCCTTGCGGAATACAATTCATATAATTTGCATGTTTTTTGTTCTACGACTAGAACGTGTCTGTCTCCGTCGCTCGTTTCTCCACCTTCTATAGGAGCGTTATGCGGAATCGGATAAGGTCCAGGTTCACTTTCCTCAGTATATTCAAAAGATACTGGAACGGGATTTGCGCTGGATGTTAGTATAAACGGAATTCCGATCGGCATTCCTTCCCAGAGTCCGGAACCAAAATCCGCTTTTAATTTTTTTTGTGCTCCGATACTTCGAACATAGGATTCTGAAAGAGGATGTAGAGGAAGTGTATCTACGGGAGTATTCCAGATATTATTTGCTGGAAATACTTCACAGTTGCCTAATGTAGGGTCGGAATTCAAAGGATTTAAGAATAAGGAGCTAAGTAAAAGCGCTCCCAAGAGGTTCATTTTTGGATGTTTCACGTTGTAATTCCTGTAGATTCTTTGTCGGAACGCAATCTCTTTTTTCAGGAAAGATATTGGATTTAAAGATGTCGAGCGCCAATAGAAGCGAGACGCAAAAATATAGGAACTACTTCGTTTTGTTATTAACGATTTAGTGATCTGGATCGTGGCTGATTTTAAATCTTTTGGAACGAGTTCTAAAAGATCAATGGGTTCATTTTATTTCTGATTTTTTCAAAACGAAAATAGTTTTTTAAAATATTACCTTATTTTTTTATAAGGTAAAAATGGAGCATTCTCATCTATGAAAATTTTTATTCAAAAGCTAAGACCAAACGCCGAACTTCCTTTATTACAAACAAAACAGGCGGCCGGTTACGATATTCATGCTTGTTTAGATTCAGAATTGATTCTAGAGCCTAGTAAAGTTGTATTAGTTCCCACAGGTCTTTCCTTTGCCATTCCTCAAGAGTTTCATTTTGAAATTAGACCTAGATCTGGTTTTTCTACAAAAAATAGAATCTTAATTCCAAATTCACCTGGAACCATAGACAGCGATTACAGAGGAGAATTGATGATTCCTCTTTTAAATTTAGGAGATTCTTCTTTTATAATTGAACATGGAATGAGAATTGCTCAATTATTGATCCGTAAAACCTGGTATGCGGATTGGGAGCTGGTCTCGGAATTTGCGGATCGGACGGAAAGAGGTGCAAACGGTTTCGGTTCTACTGGACATTAGAACTGTATTCAATTTGATATATAAAATTAGAAATTGTATTTTAGGAAATCTTTATAAACTTCAAAGATAAGTTTCTGATTTTTTCGTAAAGTAAGTGTTTGGCGACTTTCATTTGAGGAAGCCTCTAAAAATCCGAAAAGGATCGTCGTCCAATTCAATTTTTCATAAAACCGTTGTTTTACGGACTTCGCAAAGATTAAAATCGATTCAATTTCAGTGATTTTTATTATACTACTTATCCCTGTGAAAGTAAATATCGTGAATTTTTATTGCAAAGTCCTGTTTTAAAACAAAATTCTGGATATTTTGTTTTAAAGCTCTCAATAAAACTTAAAAATTACAAAAGTTTGATGTTGGAGAAATCTCCGAAGAATTCGCAAAATCCGTGGCTGTTTCTGTGGGAACTTCAGCAGTTTATCATAAATTTATAAAGTATTATCGTTTATATCTTTCGAAGTTTTAGGATGGATTTTCAATACTTAGGTCTAATTCATATTCAATTAATGTGGATTAATGCGAAAGGGATCGATGAATGAACTAAAGCACAACGCTTCCTATCATAACCAACCACACAAGTATTTGGATCTCAATATCAATCTGTGGGAATTACGACAAATCCTCTGTAAAACTGAGTTCCCACCCCACAACGCGACCCATAGGAAAGCGTTGTGCTTTAGTTTTCCCTATTTTTGGGTGGGGGTAACTCAATGAATTGCTTCCCATGGGTCGCAATTCAGGTGGAGAAATTCGGAAGACTTTTCTCTATCAGAAAAACATGCTTTTTGCAAGTAAAAAGACTCATTCTTGTCGGAACACTTGAAAAATGTTCGTTTTTGAGTCTTCTGATTCTAAAATCCTATTTAACTTGTGGGGTTGGTTATGGCTTTCTATGAGGCGCGTTTGAAACTCAGCAAAACGCTCTCCTGAAACTCAATGCATCGCTCCCTAAGGGTCGCTCTGCAGGTCGCGTTTGAAACTCAGCAAAACGCTCTCCTGAAACTCAATGCATCGCTCCCTAAGGGTCGCTCTGCAGGTCGCGTTTGAAACTCAGCACAACGCTTTCCTATGGGTCGCGTTGTAGGATCAAGTTATTGATATTTTATAAAAATTGAATCTGGTTCTGGAATTTCACAATAACTTGACCAGAGCTAAAGAACCTGGTCCGGCTGCCTCTGGCAGCCGGATTCGCACTGATTTTCTTACGTTGAATTCACGTTAAAATATTTTGTTTCTTTTAAATTTTTTTCTATAAATCGTTTACGTATACTTCGTATAATGTATGCTATACGAAGTTATTACGCGTTGAAACTCAGCAAAACGCTCNCCTGAAACTCAATGCCATCGCTCCCTAACGGGTCGCNCTGCAGGTCGCGTTTGAAACTCAGCAAAACGCTCNCCTGAAACTCAATGCATCGCTCCCTAAGGGTCGCTCTGCAGGTCGCGTTTGAAACTCAGCACAACGCTTTCCTATGGGTCGCGTTGTAGGATCAAGTTATTGATATTTTATAAAAATTGAATCTGGTTCTGGAATTTCACAATAACTTGACCAGAGCTAAAGAACCTGGTCCGGCTGCCTCTGGCAGCCGGATTCGCACTGATTTTCTTACGTTGAATTCACGTTAAAATATTTTGTTTCTTTTAAATTTTTTTCTATAAATCGTTCCGGTTGGAAAGTTCGAAGAACCGTTTTCTAGTATGGATATTCTTTTGTTGGATGACGGTCAAAAAATTGAATCTGCTTTGGTAGAAGATTCGTTTGGAACGGATTCTCTTTTGGTTCCAGATGTTTATTGGAATCGTTTGAATTTTCAAGAAAGAAAAGCTCTTCGGGGTAAACTTCCTTTTTTATTGAGGAAATATTCGAAGCAGATCGCTTCTATGAAACGCCTTCATGATCGGGCGGGTAAAATCAAATACAATCGGTGCGTTGGTAAAATGAAAAAGTTTAGCATTCGGGTTCATACTGGTGTTTGGGCGACTTTAGGTGTTTTAGCGGCGGCTCATGGTGTTTCGAGATGTTATCTTTTTAATTATATGCTTTGGTTGGAGGACCTGGGTGGAGAGGAGGATTTTTTTGTGAAAAGTTTAAACCCAGGAGTTCCTAGCTTTCACTGGACTTACAAAATGATCTGGAAAATTGACAGGAGACAAAATCTCATTTCGAGAGAATTACAATTTGAACCAAACCCAATGACGAATAAATATCCATACTATCTAAAAGAATAAAAATTATGATGACACATCAAATTTACGTTACTA
This genomic window contains:
- a CDS encoding adenylosuccinate synthase, translated to MPASLVVGTQWGDEGKAKVIDFLSKDTDIIVRYQGGANAGHTVVVHGKKYVFHLVPSGVIYDQTICVIGNGVVLDPLFFIEECDRLQKEGFPVFDKLLLSDACHLLFPYHSQIDSARETTLSQEHKIGTTKKGIGICYADKMMRTGLRVGDLLDDSYQTRLKHLVEEKNRELDKLYGMPPVSYNDINEGLKFFLSKVKKNIINTAYYLDTELKKGKRVLLEGAQGTGLDVDFGTYPYVTSSNPTTGGALIGTGIPFQHLKHVIGITKAYTTRVGEGPFPTELLGEAGEKLRQKGGEFGATTGRPRRCGWFDVEMLKHSVRINGITSIALTKIDILSDYDMIPVATGYKLNGKTLDCFPSQGLDKVEVIYEEFPGWKSDISGICEFQKLPEKCKNYISALEKWIGVKINLVSTGPDRKDTIHGDSF
- a CDS encoding ATP phosphoribosyltransferase regulatory subunit, yielding MNQNLPEPNQKKWIPDGFHFLGPEDSKYRRTLLETISGVLKKKGYSEVFLPAFDYSSTFIQTVSAPDSSSLFRIRDLSGNEISPSIDLTVQAVKGMAGFSHQKENQNIFYIGRVFRESTKGSVARKELLQIGAESIGVSGKENTFKILEELDEIISLLPLENKLTLVLGNVNLFQSIVKEFELKQNEIEILSKLLYQKNVNEIDEIFGEKKNHTTLIRLLSSLVLNFDLDSLKNSLNINSLSKNLQKSLSSILEETYWIFNSWESKKRKIDLCIDFSLLRDLNYYTGFVFQGYLQDSPDPVLTGGTYDHLYEMFSGVQKNASGYALMVNVLESSLQTPFFNLPS
- a CDS encoding aromatic ring-hydroxylating oxygenase subunit alpha; this translates as MSKINTKKTQRPKGLPFSDTILDRLRKQCEIGLPEISEMKFLQTSSQTKFSTNRYQCSTLFQQELDLLKKRPYLVSFSDQVRNPGDFISGKFLDREWLVLRNENKNLRLYRNSCLHRGTRLVSRGKTGSVRKIVCPYHSWTYDLDGDLLTKGCETIQEKLYSFPVLEKAGLIFSGFTENVLDSLSSLWEEWKVYELDSYVPFAIQSEEGAYNWKIGVEIFLESYHISTVHKNSVAPVVEKNVSILDSIGEHARILIPNRSYKNTSRPTRKDLIITYFLFPSTILILFRDHFGIIQFQPISPDRTFCLRAILIPEKPKSSRTMRFWEENREFFFRTTSEDLGLAPEIQTGALQNEWIQPSSFEPGIFHFHNSLANALI
- the dut gene encoding dUTP diphosphatase, encoding MKIFIQKLRPNAELPLLQTKQAAGYDIHACLDSELILEPSKVVLVPTGLSFAIPQEFHFEIRPRSGFSTKNRILIPNSPGTIDSDYRGELMIPLLNLGDSSFIIEHGMRIAQLLIRKTWYADWELVSEFADRTERGANGFGSTGH
- a CDS encoding DUF1564 domain-containing protein, giving the protein MDILLLDDGQKIESALVEDSFGTDSLLVPDVYWNRLNFQERKALRGKLPFLLRKYSKQIASMKRLHDRAGKIKYNRCVGKMKKFSIRVHTGVWATLGVLAAAHGVSRCYLFNYMLWLEDLGGEEDFFVKSLNPGVPSFHWTYKMIWKIDRRQNLISRELQFEPNPMTNKYPYYLKE